In a genomic window of Candidatus Cloacimonas sp.:
- a CDS encoding N-6 DNA methylase, whose translation MVDSDLHTNLTIEETYNGIVSEGHRKKYAQFFTPIDIAEFMISWILRINPATILEPAFGLGIFSRQILSYNEYKSTPIIGYEIDQLMYDWAKGLFSQYPNVQLINDDYMFNDWDRKYDGIVCNPPYLKFHDYINIDVVNEVEFHSGVHFRKTSNLYTMFLVKSIMQMTEGGRASYIVPTEFLNSDYGTIVKKFLIESKVLRYVFVVDFNCMAFAKTLTTSTILLLQNDTNTDTVAMISVSDPDELKEYQTEIDTNTYSSNMLCFQHKDLDPRAKWSVYYRPPAVTVSSRLVPFMLFATVKRGIATGDNDYFTFNRTKAVENGIPQSCLIPCIGKAQDVVSQVFTGEDFKQLLSRDKKVYLLDATQEANSSIDAYLKLGLSLGVNRKYLTSKRSPWYSLENRPPSDLWIGVFNRQKPRFVLNDALVRNLTTFHCVYLNKLIDKDRTLFIAYLLSDVSIFMLESCKREYGNGLSKLEPNDINKSLMPDIFGMSDATKQHINRLFAKYLTVARNNEPDVTIMEQISNIIYDTFKIVRFSQ comes from the coding sequence ATGGTAGATTCAGATCTTCATACTAACCTCACAATTGAGGAGACATACAATGGGATTGTATCAGAAGGACATCGGAAAAAATACGCCCAGTTTTTTACTCCTATAGATATTGCAGAATTTATGATATCCTGGATTCTAAGGATTAATCCTGCCACAATACTTGAACCAGCATTTGGCTTAGGTATCTTTTCAAGGCAAATATTAAGTTATAACGAGTATAAAAGCACGCCAATTATAGGATACGAAATCGACCAATTGATGTATGATTGGGCAAAAGGATTATTTTCACAATACCCAAATGTTCAGCTTATAAATGATGATTATATGTTCAATGATTGGGACAGAAAGTATGATGGGATAGTGTGCAACCCCCCCTATTTAAAATTCCATGACTACATAAATATAGATGTTGTTAACGAAGTTGAATTTCATTCTGGAGTTCATTTCAGGAAGACATCAAATCTCTATACGATGTTTTTAGTTAAATCTATAATGCAGATGACAGAAGGAGGTAGAGCGAGTTACATAGTACCAACAGAATTTTTAAATTCAGATTATGGAACAATTGTAAAAAAGTTTCTTATTGAGTCAAAGGTCCTACGGTATGTGTTTGTGGTAGATTTTAATTGCATGGCTTTTGCAAAAACACTCACGACATCAACTATCTTGCTACTGCAAAATGACACAAATACTGACACTGTAGCAATGATAAGTGTTTCTGATCCAGATGAGCTTAAAGAATACCAAACAGAGATAGACACAAACACTTACAGTTCTAATATGTTGTGTTTCCAACATAAGGATCTTGACCCCCGTGCAAAATGGTCAGTTTACTATCGTCCCCCTGCAGTAACAGTGTCCAGTAGATTAGTACCATTTATGCTATTTGCAACCGTAAAACGAGGCATAGCTACAGGAGATAATGATTACTTCACTTTTAACAGAACAAAAGCAGTAGAGAATGGAATACCGCAGTCATGCTTAATTCCTTGCATTGGCAAAGCTCAAGATGTAGTATCACAAGTATTCACGGGCGAAGATTTTAAGCAATTACTAAGCCGAGATAAAAAAGTATATCTTCTTGATGCTACTCAAGAGGCAAACTCATCCATAGATGCATACCTTAAACTGGGTTTGTCATTAGGTGTTAATAGAAAATACTTAACATCAAAAAGATCGCCGTGGTATTCTCTTGAGAATAGACCACCTTCAGACCTCTGGATTGGTGTTTTTAATAGACAAAAGCCAAGATTCGTTTTAAATGATGCTCTTGTCAGAAATCTAACTACTTTTCACTGCGTCTATTTAAACAAACTAATAGATAAAGACAGGACATTATTCATTGCATACTTATTGTCAGATGTTTCAATATTTATGCTTGAGTCATGCAAGCGGGAATATGGAAACGGGCTAAGTAAACTTGAGCCGAACGATATAAACAAATCACTTATGCCTGATATATTCGGTATGAGCGATGCAACGAAACAACATATTAATCGCTTATTTGCTAAGTACCTAACGGTGGCGAGGAATAACGAACCTGATGTGACAATCATGGAACAGATATCTAACATTATTTATGATACATTCAAAATTGTAAGGTTCAGCCAATGA
- a CDS encoding AccI family restriction endonuclease — translation MSYVDDVKAIIERIPNSLIDFNVPRVRTKAPSQAASNFVTNKEQGDWAERIIFNAINETSNTLIAVKYGKSDDIIAGDAGFSDFFETFQNELDTIGKRPDLLLFRKEDYNEQFGKDISRFEEHVIHNYVKHAIAGIEIRSSAFLIDKYDTYMQNRVTECAREALAVRDLILSEYLDLLSHKSRSKYITILESITNETLNAISFKVPGWGSTDRLIELNNLFKKLKKNLQDVKKRSYLSITPKVEDLTVVNKWIQNFNVPHYYFQVFFDKVFAISFIDILTLLTDSENEGVKYFIEGDVANQNKKTIKIRARSTHVIAQKVDEPVHKSVRKELTRGQLLFYVTFENGYAYLDIDGLKSVLGINEW, via the coding sequence ATGTCATATGTAGATGATGTGAAAGCAATAATAGAAAGAATACCAAACTCTTTGATTGACTTTAATGTTCCGAGAGTTAGAACTAAAGCTCCCTCTCAAGCTGCCTCTAATTTTGTTACAAACAAAGAACAGGGAGATTGGGCTGAGAGGATTATATTCAATGCAATTAATGAAACTTCTAACACTCTCATTGCCGTTAAGTATGGTAAATCTGATGATATTATTGCTGGAGATGCTGGTTTTTCAGATTTCTTCGAGACATTTCAAAACGAGCTCGACACTATTGGTAAAAGACCCGACCTATTGCTCTTTAGAAAAGAAGATTATAATGAGCAATTTGGCAAAGATATTAGTAGGTTTGAAGAGCATGTTATACATAACTATGTTAAACATGCTATAGCAGGTATTGAAATCAGATCTAGCGCCTTCTTAATAGATAAATACGACACTTATATGCAGAATAGAGTTACCGAGTGTGCAAGAGAGGCCTTAGCTGTAAGAGATTTAATTCTATCGGAATATTTAGACCTTTTATCACACAAGAGTCGATCCAAATATATAACTATCCTGGAAAGTATAACTAATGAAACTCTTAATGCTATTTCATTTAAAGTACCAGGTTGGGGATCAACCGATAGGTTAATTGAACTCAACAATCTATTCAAGAAGTTAAAGAAAAACCTTCAAGATGTTAAGAAAAGATCTTACTTAAGTATTACTCCTAAAGTAGAAGACCTCACGGTAGTAAACAAATGGATACAGAATTTTAATGTCCCTCATTACTACTTTCAGGTCTTCTTTGATAAAGTATTTGCTATTTCATTCATAGATATATTAACCTTGCTAACTGATTCTGAAAATGAAGGAGTAAAATACTTCATTGAGGGGGATGTAGCGAATCAAAATAAGAAAACTATAAAAATTAGGGCAAGATCTACTCATGTAATAGCACAAAAAGTAGATGAACCAGTTCACAAGAGCGTAAGAAAAGAGCTTACAAGAGGACAACTACTATTTTATGTCACTTTTGAAAATGGTTACGCCTATTTAGACATAGATGGGCTAAAATCAGTGTTGGGAATAAATGAATGGTAG
- a CDS encoding Fic family protein: MKLEDFKSGIYRNQFQYKSFLPNKINQEWTWDDPRINVMLEKAIQALGELNAFSIIVPNVDLFIRMHILKEANTSSRIEGTKTEIEDVVKEADAIGPEKRDDWQEVRNYVQAMNVAIEQLATLPLSLRLIRNTHEILMNNVRGKHKTPGQFRTSQNWIGGSSLADAAYIPPYVDDMQDLLDDLEKFIHNDNILVPHLIRCALLHYQFETIHPFQDGNGRIGRLLITLYLVSNNLLLKPTLYLSEFFEKHREQYYDALTRVRASNDINHWVRFFLQAVIETSVKGKETFENILKLQRSTENKLMKLGRRAENARKLLMHLYQAPVITIKQVEDLLHLNYVPASQLVNNLVDINILQETTGYSRNRIFIFSSYIDIFKE; encoded by the coding sequence ATGAAATTAGAAGATTTCAAATCAGGGATATATCGTAACCAGTTCCAGTATAAGAGCTTCTTGCCAAATAAGATAAACCAGGAGTGGACTTGGGATGATCCAAGGATAAATGTTATGCTGGAGAAAGCTATTCAAGCATTGGGAGAACTGAATGCTTTTTCCATAATCGTCCCTAATGTGGATTTGTTCATTAGAATGCACATTCTTAAAGAAGCCAATACCTCCAGTAGGATAGAAGGGACAAAAACAGAAATAGAGGATGTAGTAAAAGAAGCTGATGCCATTGGACCAGAAAAAAGAGATGATTGGCAGGAAGTTCGGAACTATGTTCAGGCAATGAATGTGGCAATAGAACAATTGGCAACTTTACCTCTTTCCTTGCGCTTAATAAGAAACACCCATGAGATTCTGATGAATAATGTGCGCGGGAAACATAAAACCCCGGGTCAGTTTAGAACCAGCCAAAACTGGATTGGGGGATCATCTTTGGCTGATGCAGCTTACATTCCACCTTATGTAGATGACATGCAGGATTTGCTGGATGATTTGGAGAAGTTTATACATAATGATAATATTCTGGTACCGCATCTGATTAGATGTGCTTTGCTACATTACCAGTTTGAAACCATTCACCCTTTCCAGGATGGCAATGGTCGAATCGGTCGGCTGCTCATAACCTTATATTTGGTAAGTAATAATCTTCTGCTGAAGCCCACTCTCTATCTTTCAGAATTCTTTGAGAAGCATAGAGAACAGTATTATGACGCTCTAACCCGGGTAAGAGCTTCCAATGACATTAATCACTGGGTACGGTTCTTCTTACAGGCAGTTATAGAGACATCAGTAAAGGGAAAGGAAACATTTGAGAATATCCTGAAGCTCCAAAGGAGTACAGAAAACAAGCTAATGAAACTTGGAAGGAGAGCGGAGAATGCCCGAAAGCTATTGATGCATTTGTATCAGGCACCTGTCATTACAATCAAACAAGTAGAAGACCTCCTCCATCTCAATTATGTTCCTGCCAGTCAATTGGTTAATAACCTTGTAGATATAAATATCCTGCAAGAGACAACTGGATACTCCAGGAACCGCATTTTCATATTTAGTAGCTATATTGATATCTTTAAAGAGTAG
- a CDS encoding helix-turn-helix domain-containing protein, which translates to MIQNLQLIKNQAQLKEMGSPLKYNILKELIKAPATCQQLATLFACSKQKMHYNLTQMLSQGLLKLEDDAYNNNKEVYYRATARSYVLDLAIGLETNGKILDNRNIINSILEQEYHINLNNIAAKLIEEALKLTKGMHLLITTGKFNLPLVEKLLLEAGKRGIYTSLIYQDLEQLQARAEQYSLIAFQADYENFNQKLKEADVYLNLNGESRTIEVTDEEKLHIRNRMLEKGRKIIKEKKIRLAMMPSLLYDTLSEQAIESEVQFWHALDINYQLLSDKTIALCRKFVNKNYVEIETKGDTFQFGINNIWAECGSFGRCEFQSPIINLPGGEILIIPKPDTMQGKIVGDRAYVLGEEILHPVVEIVNNEITVFSAASNQHQLAKAIETGGKDGRKVALICLGTNDNIRGGNIDNALKHKSSGFMSVYWGSNRDVGGDIAGNNEWFIQIENPQLNFI; encoded by the coding sequence ATGATCCAAAACCTTCAACTAATCAAAAATCAAGCCCAGCTGAAAGAGATGGGCAGCCCCTTAAAATATAATATTCTGAAAGAATTGATTAAGGCACCGGCTACTTGTCAACAGCTTGCCACTCTTTTTGCCTGCAGCAAGCAGAAAATGCACTATAATTTAACGCAAATGCTTTCTCAGGGTTTACTAAAACTTGAAGACGATGCCTATAACAATAACAAAGAGGTCTATTATAGAGCCACGGCACGCAGTTATGTTCTGGATTTGGCAATTGGATTGGAAACCAATGGAAAAATATTGGATAACCGCAATATAATCAACAGCATTCTGGAACAGGAATATCATATCAATTTGAATAATATCGCCGCCAAACTGATTGAGGAAGCTTTGAAACTGACGAAAGGAATGCATTTGCTAATTACTACGGGAAAATTCAATTTGCCTTTGGTGGAAAAATTATTGCTGGAGGCAGGGAAAAGAGGAATTTACACTTCCTTAATATATCAGGACTTGGAACAGCTACAGGCAAGAGCGGAGCAATATTCGTTAATTGCTTTTCAAGCGGACTATGAAAATTTTAACCAAAAACTGAAAGAAGCGGATGTTTATTTGAACCTTAACGGAGAATCCAGAACTATAGAGGTTACCGATGAGGAAAAATTACATATCCGAAACCGAATGCTGGAAAAAGGACGCAAGATTATTAAAGAAAAGAAAATCCGTTTGGCAATGATGCCTTCTCTTTTATATGATACTCTTTCCGAACAGGCAATTGAAAGTGAAGTTCAATTCTGGCATGCTTTGGATATTAATTATCAGCTGCTTAGCGATAAAACCATCGCTTTATGCCGGAAATTCGTGAACAAGAATTATGTAGAAATTGAAACCAAAGGCGATACTTTTCAGTTCGGGATCAATAATATCTGGGCTGAATGTGGTTCTTTTGGCAGATGTGAATTTCAGTCCCCTATTATTAACCTGCCCGGAGGTGAAATTCTAATTATTCCCAAGCCGGATACAATGCAGGGAAAAATAGTCGGTGACCGCGCTTATGTTTTGGGCGAGGAGATTTTGCATCCGGTAGTGGAAATCGTCAATAATGAAATAACCGTTTTTTCCGCAGCCAGCAATCAGCATCAATTAGCCAAGGCAATTGAAACCGGAGGAAAAGACGGTAGAAAGGTTGCTCTTATCTGTTTAGGAACTAATGATAACATCCGCGGCGGCAATATTGATAATGCTTTAAAGCATAAAAGCAGCGGATTTATGAGTGTTTATTGGGGAAGTAATAGAGATGTGGGTGGAGATATTGCCGGAAACAATGAATGGTTCATCCAAATTGAAAACCCCCAGCTTAACTTTATCTAA
- a CDS encoding choice-of-anchor J domain-containing protein, translating to MKKSFLLCLLIFCSAIAFGQWHIDEDFEGITTLPAGWITYDDGDGMTWRNLENASHAHSGTRFAFADNYFPNQNCDWLITPQISIASGDSLKFYTRAWYDTESLQVYVSTTGNAISNFSTQILNLQGLGTAFQYASYNLSAFAGQNIYIGFKWQCVTYGIIVDDVKIGQPVIVTPELNLPESFSFWQGETITVDFTPCIVATDINNIQLTWQTPEHITISATGLAVTFSSDNWNGTENIAFTLTDNITGLTATDTVQIIVHPIPTVDMALQTILSPQNNEYVNSAFSPVVVVKNNGQILWEDQLEVCFKVYNSQNVLVDSVASYFNPVLEPEATYEAVFPSFSIANEGVYTGTFQINLSDNNPTNDTISQIFNVILRVNTGGPDAFGYRYLDSTAENGPVFNWIDISSTGASTIMYGVNAFNGDDNFSEPIPFGFSFPFYGLNYTTAYVDINGEILLAENNWYSEYPDSGWGNDGNMFNYMYPIPGYTQMPGLIAVFWDDLHCDQGSGDIYFQSFGEEPNRYCVIQWHNVRFHAGTGVSTLLDFEVILHENGEIVMQYNSTATGQTGANVPHDNGKSATVALQSADATMGICYLREIVQDNTYLGVEPAGNLLFDGLALHFYSGEDTQAPVITHTAPGNTFNPSPVLKAKFLDLSELANVTLDYNFGEGWNTLEGVTTGNGNYDFALPLIPAGHTLSYYFAAADIHNNSSSLPAEAPTEVFQFKILPSQNTTVLLAYSGKQDYQNTELPVYIERLNNANITYDIYNWEEYAEYTIPDVYSTIFAYANTGTASPATLYLSQKLVDFLNSGTPDNRKNLFFSSDGYAFSQAGTPNFHPMNLLLNGYLRTQSIATGSGGGTNGLAGPDVYSYQEGTIMCTNSSPVGTISTEYSVYANSPDCIFAYDSVPDWYADTVSYPEIGAVNAFIFEDGPVGGHAYLYHGVCATAVETPAYRTFYFTFDLSQLNNSAQSSALFSDLINWFGITPNAVTDNEMPIIQSKLMPNYPNPFNPKTTIAFTLAKAGKVDINIYNLKGQKVKTLFSDNLLPGKHCLVWDGKDDKGSGLGSGIYFVKMQTGKTTDTRKITMLK from the coding sequence ATGAAAAAATCATTTTTACTGTGTCTCCTCATTTTCTGTTCTGCCATAGCTTTCGGGCAATGGCATATAGATGAGGATTTTGAAGGTATTACTACTCTTCCTGCGGGCTGGATTACTTATGATGACGGTGATGGGATGACTTGGCGTAATTTGGAAAATGCCAGCCACGCTCATTCCGGAACCCGTTTTGCCTTTGCCGATAACTATTTTCCCAATCAAAATTGCGACTGGTTGATTACTCCTCAAATATCTATTGCCAGCGGTGATTCCCTTAAATTTTACACGCGTGCCTGGTATGACACTGAAAGTTTGCAGGTTTATGTTTCTACAACCGGCAATGCCATCAGCAATTTCAGCACTCAGATATTGAATTTACAGGGCTTGGGAACTGCTTTTCAATATGCAAGTTATAACCTTTCAGCTTTTGCGGGACAGAATATTTATATCGGTTTCAAATGGCAGTGCGTTACTTATGGAATTATTGTGGATGATGTGAAAATAGGTCAGCCCGTAATTGTAACTCCCGAATTAAATCTGCCTGAGAGTTTTAGTTTCTGGCAGGGTGAAACCATAACCGTAGATTTTACTCCCTGTATAGTAGCTACGGATATCAATAATATTCAGCTTACCTGGCAAACTCCAGAACATATAACTATTTCTGCCACAGGTTTAGCTGTAACTTTCAGTAGCGATAACTGGAATGGAACGGAAAATATTGCTTTTACTCTTACTGATAATATAACCGGGTTAACAGCTACAGACACTGTTCAGATTATCGTGCATCCCATTCCTACAGTGGATATGGCATTGCAAACAATATTATCTCCGCAAAACAATGAGTATGTGAACTCTGCTTTTTCTCCTGTAGTAGTAGTAAAGAATAATGGTCAAATATTGTGGGAAGACCAGCTGGAGGTCTGTTTCAAAGTATATAACAGCCAGAATGTTCTTGTAGATAGTGTGGCTTCCTATTTTAATCCTGTTTTGGAACCTGAGGCAACTTATGAAGCTGTCTTTCCTTCTTTCAGCATTGCTAACGAAGGGGTTTATACCGGAACTTTTCAAATTAACCTCAGCGATAACAACCCCACCAATGATACCATCAGCCAAATCTTCAATGTTATTTTAAGAGTAAATACAGGCGGTCCTGATGCTTTTGGCTATCGCTATCTGGATAGCACAGCAGAAAACGGTCCTGTTTTCAACTGGATTGATATCAGTTCCACCGGCGCTTCTACAATTATGTATGGAGTGAATGCTTTTAACGGAGATGATAACTTTTCCGAACCCATTCCTTTTGGTTTTAGTTTCCCCTTCTACGGTTTGAACTATACCACCGCTTATGTAGATATCAATGGAGAAATTCTGTTGGCGGAAAACAATTGGTATTCAGAATATCCTGATAGCGGATGGGGCAATGACGGAAATATGTTTAACTATATGTATCCCATTCCCGGCTATACCCAAATGCCAGGTTTGATAGCTGTTTTCTGGGATGACCTGCATTGTGATCAAGGCAGTGGAGATATCTATTTTCAAAGCTTTGGAGAAGAACCCAATCGCTATTGTGTAATTCAATGGCATAATGTGAGGTTTCATGCCGGAACCGGAGTTTCCACTCTTCTGGATTTTGAGGTTATCCTGCACGAAAACGGGGAAATAGTGATGCAATATAATTCTACGGCTACAGGACAAACCGGAGCTAATGTTCCTCACGATAATGGCAAAAGCGCTACCGTTGCTTTACAAAGCGCTGATGCCACAATGGGCATCTGTTATTTACGGGAAATTGTGCAAGATAATACTTATCTCGGAGTTGAGCCAGCAGGAAATTTACTCTTTGATGGTTTAGCCCTGCATTTTTACAGTGGAGAAGATACACAAGCACCTGTCATTACCCATACTGCTCCTGGAAATACTTTCAATCCGTCACCTGTTTTAAAGGCAAAGTTCTTAGACCTTTCTGAACTTGCCAATGTAACTCTGGATTACAATTTCGGCGAGGGCTGGAATACTTTGGAAGGGGTGACAACCGGCAATGGCAACTATGATTTTGCCCTACCGCTAATCCCTGCGGGACATACTCTTAGCTACTATTTTGCAGCTGCAGACATTCACAACAATAGCTCATCTTTACCTGCAGAAGCTCCAACTGAAGTTTTTCAGTTCAAAATCTTACCTTCGCAAAATACAACGGTCTTGCTTGCCTATAGCGGAAAGCAGGATTATCAAAATACAGAGCTGCCGGTCTATATAGAACGCCTCAATAATGCCAATATTACTTACGACATTTATAACTGGGAAGAATATGCCGAATATACAATTCCAGATGTCTATTCTACCATTTTCGCCTATGCCAACACTGGAACTGCAAGTCCTGCTACTTTATATTTATCCCAGAAATTGGTGGACTTTTTAAATTCAGGAACACCGGACAACCGCAAAAATCTGTTTTTCTCCTCCGATGGCTATGCTTTCAGTCAAGCCGGAACACCTAATTTCCATCCTATGAATCTGTTATTGAATGGCTATTTAAGAACTCAATCCATAGCAACCGGTTCAGGAGGCGGAACTAACGGTTTGGCAGGTCCGGATGTTTACAGCTATCAGGAAGGCACAATTATGTGCACAAATTCTTCCCCCGTGGGAACTATCAGCACAGAATACAGCGTTTATGCCAATAGCCCCGATTGCATTTTTGCTTATGACAGTGTTCCCGATTGGTATGCAGATACGGTCTCCTATCCTGAAATCGGAGCAGTGAATGCTTTTATATTTGAAGACGGACCCGTAGGAGGTCATGCTTATTTGTATCATGGGGTTTGCGCAACCGCAGTAGAAACTCCGGCTTACCGGACTTTTTACTTTACCTTTGATTTATCGCAACTGAATAATTCCGCTCAAAGTTCAGCTCTCTTCAGTGATTTAATAAATTGGTTCGGCATTACTCCCAATGCCGTTACCGACAACGAAATGCCAATTATCCAAAGCAAACTTATGCCAAATTACCCTAATCCGTTTAATCCTAAAACTACAATAGCTTTCACTCTGGCAAAAGCAGGTAAAGTAGATATCAATATCTATAACCTGAAAGGGCAGAAAGTTAAAACCCTGTTCTCCGATAATCTGCTTCCCGGAAAGCATTGTCTTGTTTGGGACGGCAAAGACGATAAAGGCAGCGGCTTAGGTAGCGGAATTTATTTCGTAAAAATGCAAACCGGGAAAACTACTGACACCCGCAAAATCACAATGCTCAAATAA
- a CDS encoding ABC transporter ATP-binding protein: MIVLKNVTCGYQDFPVLQDISLQIESGEFCALLGPNGAGKSTLLYTIMGYLKPSKGFISIFGKEIASVKHSWLAKQLAFVPQETRSEFDHTVQETVLMGRYPYLGLLQSYSSEDFEVVDSVLEELKLLELKHRWLSEISGGEKQRVLIARALVQQTPFILLDESLSQLDINYQIEIMKLLKAIHSKETKTVLIVSHNLNLAANYAERLIFLKEGKVLASGTPELLMQKETLKELFAIELDIMQNPHTRRPNIIYP, from the coding sequence ATGATTGTCTTAAAGAATGTAACCTGCGGATATCAGGATTTTCCTGTTTTGCAAGATATTTCCCTGCAAATTGAAAGCGGAGAATTTTGTGCTCTATTAGGCCCCAACGGAGCCGGGAAATCTACTTTACTTTATACCATTATGGGTTATTTAAAACCGTCTAAAGGTTTTATCTCCATATTCGGCAAGGAAATAGCAAGTGTAAAACACTCCTGGTTGGCAAAACAGCTGGCTTTTGTACCTCAAGAAACCAGGTCTGAATTTGACCATACAGTTCAGGAAACGGTTTTAATGGGTCGTTATCCTTATCTGGGGTTGCTGCAGTCCTATAGTTCAGAGGATTTTGAGGTAGTTGATTCCGTTTTGGAAGAGCTGAAACTGCTGGAGCTGAAGCACCGCTGGCTTTCCGAAATAAGTGGAGGTGAAAAACAGAGGGTATTAATTGCCAGAGCTTTAGTTCAGCAGACACCGTTCATTTTGCTGGACGAAAGTTTGTCCCAATTGGATATCAATTATCAGATAGAAATAATGAAACTGCTAAAAGCCATTCACAGCAAAGAAACTAAAACGGTTTTGATAGTTTCGCATAACTTAAACCTGGCAGCCAACTATGCCGAAAGGTTAATTTTTTTGAAAGAGGGTAAAGTTCTGGCTTCCGGAACACCGGAACTTTTGATGCAAAAAGAGACCCTGAAAGAGTTGTTTGCCATAGAACTGGATATTATGCAAAATCCGCATACCCGACGCCCTAATATAATTTATCCCTGA